The proteins below come from a single Hirundo rustica isolate bHirRus1 chromosome 6, bHirRus1.pri.v3, whole genome shotgun sequence genomic window:
- the TMEM216 gene encoding transmembrane protein 216 isoform X1, giving the protein MPRIPWSLLALRRLGRGRHRSSAPLQVLLFLNGWYCATYFLLEAFVFVYKGLLLPYPVSNLVLDVVLLLLYLGIEATRIFFGSKGNLCQRKVPLSLSLALTVPAAVLAVYYLLLQTYSLRLEAFLSAILLLFYGLELLLGLLALLSFSRCCIPGTGGPGAGAARKATGALYKRLTTSSEFITQFQPIQRQI; this is encoded by the exons ATGCCCAGAATCCCCTGGAGTCTCCTTGCACTCCGCAGGCTCGGTCGGG gCCGCCATCGCTCCTCGGCTCCGCTGCAGGTCCTGCTCTTCCTCAACGGCTGGTACTGCGCCACGTATTTTCTCCTGGAAGCATTCGTGTTCGTGTACAAAG ggctgctcctgccctatcCCGTCTCCAACCTGGTGCTGGACgtggtgctgctcctcctctaCCTCGGCATTGAGGCCACGCGCATCTTCTTCG GCTCCAAGGGGAACTTGTGCCAGCGGAAGGTGCCGCTGTCCCTCAGCCTGGCGCTTACAGTGCCGGCAGCTGTGCTGGCCGTGTACTACCTGCTGCTCCAGACATATTCCCTGCGCCTGGAAGCATTCCTGAGCGccatcctgctcctcttctacggcctggagctgctcctgggcttgCTGGCGCTGCTCTCCTTCTCCAGGTGCTGCATCCCGGGGACTGGGGGACCCGGCGCGGGAGCTGCCAG GAAGGCAACAGGAGCGCTGTATAAAAGACTGACAACGTCATCCGAGTTTATTACACAATTCCAACCTATCCAAAGACAAATCTAA
- the TMEM216 gene encoding transmembrane protein 216 isoform X3 translates to MPRIPWSLLALRRLGRGRHRSSAPLQVLLFLNGWYCATYFLLEAFVFVYKGLLLPYPVSNLVLDVVLLLLYLGIEATRIFFGSKGNLCQRKVPLSLSLALTVPAAVLAVYYLLLQTYSLRLEAFLSAILLLFYGLELLLGLLALLSFSSTDPY, encoded by the exons ATGCCCAGAATCCCCTGGAGTCTCCTTGCACTCCGCAGGCTCGGTCGGG gCCGCCATCGCTCCTCGGCTCCGCTGCAGGTCCTGCTCTTCCTCAACGGCTGGTACTGCGCCACGTATTTTCTCCTGGAAGCATTCGTGTTCGTGTACAAAG ggctgctcctgccctatcCCGTCTCCAACCTGGTGCTGGACgtggtgctgctcctcctctaCCTCGGCATTGAGGCCACGCGCATCTTCTTCG GCTCCAAGGGGAACTTGTGCCAGCGGAAGGTGCCGCTGTCCCTCAGCCTGGCGCTTACAGTGCCGGCAGCTGTGCTGGCCGTGTACTACCTGCTGCTCCAGACATATTCCCTGCGCCTGGAAGCATTCCTGAGCGccatcctgctcctcttctacggcctggagctgctcctgggcttgCTGGCGCTGCTCTCCTTCTCCAG CACGGATCCCTACTGA
- the TMEM216 gene encoding transmembrane protein 216 isoform X2, with product MAPRGRHRSSAPLQVLLFLNGWYCATYFLLEAFVFVYKGLLLPYPVSNLVLDVVLLLLYLGIEATRIFFGSKGNLCQRKVPLSLSLALTVPAAVLAVYYLLLQTYSLRLEAFLSAILLLFYGLELLLGLLALLSFSRCCIPGTGGPGAGAARKATGALYKRLTTSSEFITQFQPIQRQI from the exons ATGGCGCCCAGGG gCCGCCATCGCTCCTCGGCTCCGCTGCAGGTCCTGCTCTTCCTCAACGGCTGGTACTGCGCCACGTATTTTCTCCTGGAAGCATTCGTGTTCGTGTACAAAG ggctgctcctgccctatcCCGTCTCCAACCTGGTGCTGGACgtggtgctgctcctcctctaCCTCGGCATTGAGGCCACGCGCATCTTCTTCG GCTCCAAGGGGAACTTGTGCCAGCGGAAGGTGCCGCTGTCCCTCAGCCTGGCGCTTACAGTGCCGGCAGCTGTGCTGGCCGTGTACTACCTGCTGCTCCAGACATATTCCCTGCGCCTGGAAGCATTCCTGAGCGccatcctgctcctcttctacggcctggagctgctcctgggcttgCTGGCGCTGCTCTCCTTCTCCAGGTGCTGCATCCCGGGGACTGGGGGACCCGGCGCGGGAGCTGCCAG GAAGGCAACAGGAGCGCTGTATAAAAGACTGACAACGTCATCCGAGTTTATTACACAATTCCAACCTATCCAAAGACAAATCTAA
- the CPSF7 gene encoding cleavage and polyadenylation specificity factor subunit 7 encodes MSEGVDLIDIYADEEFTQDPEFSNADQMDLYDDVLAASSQPQEKRSSSSEAPPEIRQEPSPKPNSKPPAILYTYSGLRNKRAAVYVGSFSWWTTDQQLIQIIRSIGVYDVVELKFAENRANGQSKGYAEVVVASENSVHKLLELLPGKILNGDKVEVRLATRQNLSQFEAQARKRVPPRAHSRDSMDAVDGRATPTENALPPARMEKPPSVLPFFSRPPALPLMGLPPPPMPPPPPLSSAFGVPPPPPGIPYQHLLPPPPRLPPPLAVPPPGAVPPALHLNPAFFPPPTAALGPPPDTYGKAIAPYNHSSRELGPPIPAVSEGEFEEIMNRNRAISSSAISKAVSGASAGDYSNAIETLLTAIAVIKQSRVASDERCRVLLSSLKDCLHGIEAKSYSSSSSSSSRKRHRSRERSPSRSRESSRRHRDLLHGDDRHEDYFQERSREHERHRDRDRDRDRHH; translated from the exons ATGTCCGAGGGAGTGGATCTGATTGACATCTACGCCGACGAGGAGTTCACCCAG GATCCGGAGTTCAGTAATGCTGACCAGATGGATCTCTACGACGACGTGTTAgcagccagctcccagccccaggaaaagCGTTCCAGCAGCTCGGAAGCACCTCCGGAGATCCGTCAGGAGCCGTCTCCCAAGCCTAACAGCAAACCCCCAGCCATCCTGTACACCTACAGCGGCCTCCGGAACAAGAGGGCCGCCGTCTACGTCGGGAGCTTCTCCTGG TGGACGACTGACCAGCAGCTGATCCAGATCATCCGCTCCATCGGGGTCTACGACGTGGTGGAGCTGAAATTCGCGGAGAACCGAGCCAATGGCCAGTCCAAGGG GTACGCGGAGGTGGTGGTCGCCTCCGAGAACTCGGTCCATAAactcctggagctgcttcccGGGAAGATCCTGAACGGAGACAAGGTGGAGGTGAGGCTGGCGACCCGGCAGAACCTGTCGCAGTTCGAGGCTCAGGCTCGCAAAC GTGTGCCACCGCGGGCCCACTCCCGGGATTCCATGGACGCGGTGGACGGCCGGGCGACGCCGACGGAGAACGCGCTGCCCCCCGCCCGCATGGAGAAGCCGCCCTCGGTGCTGCCCTTCTTCAGCCGCCCCCCTGCGCTGCCCCTCATGGGGCTGCCGCCCCCTCCCatgcccccgccgccgcccctctCCTCCGCTTTCGGAGTCCCTCCGCCTCCTCCCGGAATTCCCTACCAGCacctgctgccgccgccgccccggctGCCGCCGCCCCTGGCCGTGCCCCCGCCGGGCGCCGTGCCCCCGGCCCTACACCTCAATCCCGCCTTCTTCCCGCCGCCCACCGCCGCCCTGGGACCCCCTCCGGATACCTACGGCAAGGCCATAGCTCCCTACAACCACAGCAG CCGGGAGCTGGGCCCGCCGATCCCCGCCGTGAGCGAAGGCGAGTTTGAGGAGATCATGAACCGCAACCGCGCCATCTCCAGCAGCGCCATTTCCAAGGCGGTGTCCGGCGCCAGCGCAG GGGATTACAGCAACGCCATCGAGACGCTGCTCACGGCCATCGCCGTCATCAAGCAGTCGCGCGTGGCCAGCGACGAGCGGTGCCGCgtcctcctctcttccctcaAGGATTGCCTGCACGGAATCGAGGCCAAATcctacagcagcagctccagcagcagctccag GAAAAGACACCGATCCCGGGAGCGCTCTCCCAGCCGGTCCCGCGAGAGCAGCCGGCGGCACCGGGATCTGCTCCACGGCGACGATCGGCACGAGGATTATTTCCAGGAGCGGAGCCGGGAGCATGAGCGGCatcgggacagggacagagacagggaccGGCACCACTGA
- the SDHAF2 gene encoding succinate dehydrogenase assembly factor 2, mitochondrial, whose product MAAARLCSLRRHLLWPLIPQRGYRGNSPADSGKDVLEIPLPPWQERPDEPLDTKRARLLYESRKRGMLENCILLSLFAKENLARMSEEQLNRYDRLINEPSNDWDIYYWATEAKPIPAEFDTDVMAMLREFAKNRNREQRLRQPDLEYLFEPPR is encoded by the exons ATGGCGGCGGCCAgg ctctgctccctgcgcCGGCATCTCCTGTGGCCGCTGATCCCACAGCGCGGCTACCGGGGGAATTCCCCTGCGGATTCTGGGAAGGACGTGCTGGAGATCCCGCTGCCCCCCTGGCAGGAGCGTCCGGACGAGCCGCTGGACACCAAGAGAGCCCGGCTGCTGTAcgagagcaggaaaagggggatGCTGGAAAACTGCATCCTGCTCAG cctctttGCCAAGGAGAACCTGGCGCGCATGAGCGAGGAGCAGCTGAACCGCTACGACCGCCTCATCAACGAGCCCAGCAACGACTGGGACATTTATTACTGGGCCACTG AAGCAAAGCCGATCCCAGCGGAATTCGACACCGACGTGATGGCCATGCTGAGGGAATTTGCCAAAAACAGGAACAGGGAGCAGAGGCTCCGGCAGCCGGACCTGGAATATCTCTTTGAGCCACCACGCTGA
- the LOC120753756 gene encoding uncharacterized protein LOC120753756, which translates to MPSLRQDSPAAGLGTGFPVVRGPPSEFMGFYTTTYEAAFGKRPTGSPRVFQGGRVLGVEPPKDRSIHPLLGAHTGSGYVTNNFSALPSLLSPRVERQDTDVSTTCEDFKLFGHPDFRRMLPQYVDEPECRYPAGFSLSRLRFGELRAPRASREYDTWSRLDGPAQPDVPERAAELSGFTRSAPRSDLTLPEQPVSPVPTVCPVPPALSTPGDTFRRPELDDGDGQVDSSPAIRSTPAMGHPAPFAPPELRVAPKGVTAGKEPLTYGAIHNQYLTKLSPMAPVAPGWWAQTPITWAPRSVEGIQIPSPSGFSTNNRPTNLWRIDEPPT; encoded by the exons ATGCCGTCCCTGCGGCAGGACTCACCCGCCGCGGGGTTGGGGACGGGTTTCCCCGTGGTGAGGGGCCCCCCCTCCGAGTTCATGGGCTTCTACACCACCACCTACGAGGCGGCCTTTGGGAAGAGGCCCACGGGCTCACCCCGAGTGTTCCAGGGGGGCCGAGTTTTGGGGGTCGAGCCCCCCAAGGACAGGAGCATACACCCCCTCCTCGGCGCCCACACCGGCTCGGGATACGTCACCAACAACTTCTCGGCGCTCCCGTCCCTCCTGTCCCCGCGCGTGGAGCG CCAGGACACCGACGTGTCCACCACCTGCGAGGACTTCAAGCTCTTCGGGCACCCGGATTTCCGAAGGATGTTGCCCCAGTACGTGGATGAGCCTGAGTGTCGCTATCCCGCCGGCTTCTCCCTTTCCCGCCTCCGTTTCGGGGAGCTGAGAGCTCCAAGAGCGTCCAGGGAATACGACACCTGGAGCCGCCTCGACGGTCCTGCCCAGCCAG ATGTCCCAGAGAGGGCAGCGGAGCTGTCGGGCTTCACCAGGAGCGCCCCGAGGAGCGACCTCACCCTGCCGGAGCAGCCCGTGAGCCCCGTGCCCACCGTGTGCCCTGTGCCCCCGGCCCTCAGCACACCCGGGGACACTTTTCGCCGCCCAGAGCTCGACGATGGTGACGGTCAGGTGGATTCCTCCCCCGCCATACGCAGCACT cctgcCATGGGCCACCCTGCCCCCTTCGCACCCCCGGAGCTCCGAGTGGCGCCCAAGGGAGTCACTGCCGGGAAG GAGCCGCTGACATACGGTGCCATCCACAACCAGTACCTGACCAAGCTCTCGCCTATGGCCCCCGTAGCACCAG GCTGGTGGGCGCAGACTCCAATCACCTGGGCGCCGAGATCCGTGGAGGGCATCCAGATCCCATCTCCCAGCGGCTTCAGCACCAACAACCGCCCCACCAACCTCTGGCGCATCGATGAACCCCCGACTtga
- the LRRC10B gene encoding leucine-rich repeat-containing protein 10B codes for MGSGGSAGRGARLAAAEGPDGVEQRLEVRGRQVPTELWAQQGLRKLYLSDAGLREVPDELAELQHLRTLALDGNELMEVPEAVCDLPHLAHLYLGRNGLQGLPPAFAQLQSLRCLWIEGNFLAHFPRALLQLPELRSLQLGDNRLCRLPAALPRMAGLRGLWLYGNRFQEFPPVLLRMDRVRVLDLDRNRIASFPDLTGLASLRLLSYDHNPVRRPPCVGDEVRLVGDGAQEYMEARQERLQSLQRQEKEEEGAEAAPVSLEDGPEDGEGECAALTGSPEET; via the coding sequence ATGggcagcggcggctccgcggggcgcggggcccGGCTGGCGGCCGCCGAGGGCCCCGACGGCGTCGAGCAGCGGCTGGAGGTGCGGGGCCGGCAGGTCCCGACCGAGCTGTGGGCTCAGCAGGGGCTGCGGAAGCTCTACCTGAGCGACGCGGGGCTGCGGGAGGTCCCGGACGAGCTGGcggagctgcagcacctgcGGACCCTGGCCCTGGACGGCAACGAGCTGATGGAGGTGCCCGAGGCCGTGTGCGACCTGCCCCACCTGGCGCACCTGTACCTGGGCCGCaacgggctgcaggggctgccgCCCGCCTTCgcccagctccagagcctgcGCTGCCTCTGGATCGAGGGAAACTTCTTGGCGCACTTCCCCCGcgccctcctgcagctgccggAGCTGCGCAGCCTCCAGCTGGGGGACAACCGGCTGTGCCGGCTGcccgcggcgctgccccgcATGGCCGGCCTGCGGGGGCTCTGGCTCTACGGGAACCGCTTCCAGGAGTTCCCGCCCGTGCTGCTGCGCATGGATCGCGTCCGCGTCCTCGACCTGGATCGCAACCGCATCGCCAGCTTCCCGGACCTCACCGGCCTCGCCTCCCTGCGCCTCCTGTCCTACGACCACAATCCCGTCCGGCGGCCGCCCTGCGTCGGGGATGAAGTGCGGCTGGTGGGGGACGGGGCGCAGGAATACATGGAAGCGCGGCAGGAGCggctgcagagcctgcagcgccaggagaaggaggaggaaggcgcCGAGGCCGCCCCAGTGTCCCTGGAGGACGGGCcggaggatggggagggggaaTGTGCGGCCCTGACGGGATCTCCTGAGGAAACGTGA